Proteins encoded within one genomic window of bacterium:
- a CDS encoding ATP-binding cassette domain-containing protein — MAFGERRVFDHLSFRFAAGRISVILGGSGSGKSTALRLIGGLIQPTHGRIRVDGDDVTQLSERQLYRVRSKLGMLFQSGALLDSLTVFENVAFPLREHLRLGAAEVSERVRRSLDAVGLADADGLLPSQLSGGMVKRAALARAIVTQPVILLCDEPFSGLDPVSARRIEALLVSINQRFRMTVVVVSHDIPSTMRMADRVLLLLPGGAVEDSPAALQASTDPRVAAFLTPDVEAAVRAEAGPVEVAPGGTAW, encoded by the coding sequence ATGGCGTTCGGCGAGCGCCGGGTGTTCGACCACCTCAGCTTCCGCTTCGCCGCCGGACGCATCTCGGTGATCCTCGGCGGCAGCGGCTCGGGCAAGAGCACGGCGCTGCGCCTCATCGGCGGCCTCATCCAGCCGACGCACGGCCGCATCCGGGTCGACGGCGACGACGTCACGCAACTGTCCGAGCGGCAGCTCTATCGGGTGCGCAGCAAGCTCGGCATGCTGTTCCAGAGCGGCGCCCTGCTCGACTCGCTCACCGTGTTCGAGAACGTCGCCTTCCCCTTGCGCGAGCACCTCCGCCTCGGCGCCGCCGAGGTCAGCGAGCGGGTGCGCCGCAGTCTCGACGCCGTCGGGCTGGCGGACGCCGACGGGCTGCTGCCGAGCCAGCTCTCGGGCGGCATGGTGAAGCGCGCGGCCCTGGCGCGCGCCATCGTCACGCAGCCGGTCATCCTGCTCTGCGACGAGCCCTTCTCCGGTCTCGACCCGGTCTCGGCGCGTCGCATCGAGGCGCTGCTGGTCAGCATCAACCAGCGCTTCCGCATGACCGTGGTCGTGGTCTCGCACGACATCCCCTCGACGATGCGCATGGCGGACCGGGTCCTCCTCCTGCTCCCCGGCGGCGCGGTCGAAGACTCGCCGGCGGCGCTGCAGGCGAGCACCGATCCGCGGGTCGCGGCGTTCCTCACTCCCGACGTCGAGGCGGCGGTGCGCGCCGAGGCGGGACCGGTCGAGGTGGCCCCCGGAGGGACCGCATGGTGA
- a CDS encoding ABC transporter permease, with amino-acid sequence MVTAVRDLGFLWLQFVSELGRIARFGGRVLASVVTPPPRLRQFIDEIYHLGVLSLVIIVLCGTAVGAVLGLQGYNTLARFGAADSLGAVVGLSLIRELAPVLTALLATGRAGSATTAEIGTMVVTEQLDGLRMMSVDPVHYVVTPKALAMTAVMPLLSALFTVCGIFGGYLIGVRVMGLDAGRYMSSLQDAVDFHDDVLGSLLKALVFGGLVGLIATYRGFTTAPTSAGVSAATTSTVVVSSVSILVVDYFITALWGV; translated from the coding sequence ATGGTGACGGCGGTTCGCGACCTCGGCTTCCTCTGGCTGCAGTTCGTCAGCGAGCTCGGCCGTATCGCCCGCTTCGGCGGCCGGGTGCTGGCGAGCGTGGTGACGCCACCGCCGCGCCTGCGGCAGTTCATCGACGAGATCTATCACCTGGGCGTGCTGTCGCTGGTGATCATCGTGCTCTGCGGCACGGCCGTCGGCGCCGTGCTCGGCCTCCAGGGCTACAACACCCTCGCCCGCTTCGGCGCCGCCGATTCGCTCGGCGCGGTGGTCGGCCTGAGCCTCATCCGCGAGCTGGCGCCGGTGCTCACCGCGCTGCTCGCCACCGGACGCGCCGGGTCCGCCACCACCGCCGAGATCGGCACCATGGTGGTCACCGAGCAGCTCGACGGGCTGCGCATGATGTCGGTGGACCCGGTGCACTACGTGGTGACGCCCAAGGCCCTGGCGATGACGGCGGTGATGCCGTTGCTGTCGGCCCTCTTCACCGTCTGTGGCATCTTCGGCGGCTACCTGATCGGGGTGCGGGTCATGGGCCTCGACGCCGGACGCTACATGAGCAGCCTCCAGGACGCGGTGGATTTTCACGACGACGTGCTCGGCAGCCTGCTCAAGGCGCTGGTGTTCGGCGGGCTGGTCGGCCTGATCGCCACCTACCGCGGCTTCACCACCGCGCCGACCTCGGCCGGGGTCAGCGCCGCCACGACGTCGACGGTGGTCGTCTCGTCGGTGAGCATCCTGGTGGTCGACTACTTCATCACCGCGCTGTGGGGAGTGTGA